Proteins from a single region of Primulina tabacum isolate GXHZ01 chromosome 5, ASM2559414v2, whole genome shotgun sequence:
- the LOC142544589 gene encoding protein IQ-domain 26-like: MGRATRWLKSLFGIKVKEKERKDYSSADGNRWSSGHSSRDDSVLCNNPSTIPPNITPAEAAWLRFFYFDSDKELSKHAIAVAAASAAAADAAVAAAQAAVAVVRLTNQGRGTLLVGGGRERSAAVKIQKLFRGYLARKALRALRGLVKIQALVRGYLVRRQATATLHSMQALVRAQASVRAWKTRRFINNRETLASFQAQKSLENSDDARIEHPMALHSRRLSASFENAINTFDESPKIVEVDTGCWPKSRSRRGHDTWISDPGEDSTGKGISSLFPSRIPERNLIPDGHYFPNKELVISGEECHFSTAQNTPRFSSSCGCNAPSTPARSFCVNYFSPNYMANTQSFSAKLRSQSAPKQRPEPGPKRRLSLHEMMESRNSLSDPRMQRSCSQAQQTINFKNVVLGNLGRSSEFVREIFVQEKGHPIR, translated from the exons ATGGGAAGAGCGACGCGGTGGTTAAAATCCCTGTTCGGGATAAAGgttaaagaaaaggaaagaaagGATTATTCCTCCGCTGACGGTAACCGGTGGAGCTCTGGCCATTCCAGCAGGGATGACAGCGTTTTATGCAACAATCCATCTACCATTCCGCCCAACATTACGCCTGCGGAGGCGGCGTGGCTGAGGTTTTTCTACTTCGATTCCGACAAGGAGCTGAGCAAGCATGCGATAGCGGTGGCCGCAGCTTCGGCGGCAGCAGCTGACGCGGCTGTAGCCGCCGCTCAGGCGGCGGTTGCTGTGGTTCGTCTCACCAATCAGGGAAGAGGTACGCTGTTGGTTGGCGGCGGCCGGGAAAGGTCGGCCGCTGTCAAGATTCAAAAACTTTTCCGTGGATACCTG GCCCGAAAAGCCCTTCGTGCTTTGAGGGGACTGGTAAAAATTCAAGCTTTGGTGAGAGGATATTTAGTGCGTAGACAAGCAACGGCCACACTTCATAGCATGCAAGCCCTCGTAAGAGCGCAAGCCAGTGTTCGGGCCTGGAAAACAAGACGTTTCATCAACAATCGTGAAACATTAGCTTCCTTTCAGGCCCAAAAATCCCTG GAAAACTCTGATGATGCAAGAATTGAGCATCCGATGGCATTGCATAGCCGGAGGCTATCTGCATCATTCGAGAATGCCATCAATACATTTGACGAAAGCCCGAAAATCGTGGAAGTGGACACCGGTTGCTGGCCAAAATCAAGGTCCCGGAGAGGCCACGACACATGGATATCAGATCCCGGTGAGGACTCCACTGGAAAGGGAATTTCTTCTCTGTTTCCGAGTCGAATCCCGGAACGAAATCTGATACCCGATGGCCATTATTTCCCCAATAAGGAATTGGTCATATCCGGGGAAGAATGCCATTTCTCCACCGCACAGAACACGCCAAGATTCTCCAGTTCCTGTGGGTGCAATGCACCCTCGACACCAGCGAGGAGTTTTTGCGTGAACTATTTCAGCCCGAATTACATGGCGAATACACAATCATTCAGCGCAAAACTGAGGTCCCAAAGTGCTCCAAAACAGAGGCCTGAGCCAGGCCCGAAGAGGAGGCTTTCACTTCATGAGATGATGGAATCAAGAAACAGCTTGAGTGATCCCCGAATGCAGAGGTCATGCTCACAAGCTCAACAAACCATTAATTTCAAGAATGTCGTGCTAGGAAATCTTGGTAGGTCTTCTGAATTTGTTCGGGAAATTTTCGTCCAAGAAAAGGGTCATCCCATACGCTAA
- the LOC142544590 gene encoding mitogen-activated protein kinase kinase 6-like: protein MKIKKPLKELKLSVPAQDSPISSFLTASGTFHDGNLMLNRNGLRLISDENESLPLEPKAIDLQFSLEDLETIKVIGKGSGGVVQLVRHKWVGTLFALKVIQMNIQEEIRKQIVQELKINQASQCPHVVVCYHSFYHNGAISLVFEYMDRGSLVDIIRQVKTILEPYLVVVCKQVLQGLIYLHHERHVIHRDIKPSNLLVNHKGEVKITDFGVSAVLATSMGQRDTFVGTYNYMAPERISGNTYDNKSDIWSLGMVILECAIGRFPYTKSEDQQSGPSFYELLQSIVGSPPPAAPPDQFSPEFCSFISACIQKDPKDRASSLELLTHPFIKKFEDKDIDLSILVGSLDPPVNFLR, encoded by the exons ATGAAGATCAAGAAACCTCTCAAAGAACTCAAGCTCTCCGTGCCAGCTCAAGATTCCCCAATCTCCAGCTTCCT GACGGCGAGTGGGACATTTCACGATGGAAATTTGATGTTGAATCGGAACGGGCTGCGCTTGATTTCTGATGAGAATGAATCGCTG CCTTTAGAGCCAAAGGCGATAGATCTTCAATTCTCACTGGAAGATCTTGAGACCATCAAAGTCATTGGCAAAGGAAGTGGCGGTGTAGTTCAGCTTGTTCGTCATAAATGGGTTGgaacattgtttgcattgaAG GTTATCCAGATGAATATACAGGAGGAGATTCGTAAACAAATTGTCCAGGAGCTCAAAATAAACCAAGCATCACAATGTCCTCATGTTGTAGTTTGCTATCACTCATTCTATCATAATGGAGCTATATCTCTTGTCTTCGAATATATGGACCGTGGATCTTTGGTTGATATAATTAGACAAGTGAAGACAATTCTTGAACCTTATCTTGTTGTTGTCTGCAAACAG GTTTTGCAAGGTCTTATTTACTTGCATCACGAGAGACATGTTATACATAGAGACATTAAGCCATCAAACCTGCTAGTGAATCACAAAGGGGAAGTAAAAATTACAGATTTTGGCGTTAGTGCAGTGCTGGCAACCTCTATGGGACAACGTGATACATTTGTTGGGACTTACAATTACATGGCA CCTGAAAGAATCAGTGGGAACACCTATGACAATAAAAGTGATATCTGGAGTCTAGGTATGGTGATCCTCGAGTGTGCTATTGGACGATTTCCTTACACAAAATCTGAAGATCAACAAAGTGGCCCAAGCTTCTATGAGCTTTTGCAATCTATTGTTGGAAGTCCACCACCTGCAGCTCCGCCAGATCAATTTTCTCCAGAGTTTTGTTCATTTATCTCAGCCTG CATACAGAAGGATCCTAAAGACAGAGCTTCGTCTTTAGAACTACTG ACTCATCCGTTTATCAAGAAATTCGAAGACAAAGATATCGACCTTAGCATTTTGGTTGGGAGCTTGGACCCCCCAGTAAATTTTCTCAGATGA